TAACAGATAAAGTAATTTGCAAAAATGTTCATGACACTAATTTTTCATGCATCATGATTGTAAAGGTCACTGGTTTTATGGAATACTAAGACGATATGTTATTAGTAGTATGAAACAGAAAATTCCGGCTGGCGTAAGACCCAAAGCAATTTTGTTTGATATGGACAATACCCTTTATGATTTTTCTGATGCAAAGTTAAAGGCCTGTACAGGCGTCACCGATCACATTGGGGCAGGAACGGGTGAAGAACTTTTAAGATACTTTTTATTCGGAAGTTACGGGTTCGAAGACCATGGAAATATAAAGCAGTTCATGAATGACAAAAATGTATGGGATGAAGATACATTCATGAGTGCGGTCTCTCTTTATGAATCATTGAAGCTTGAATCATTAATAGCATATCCGGGAGTTTATGAAACTCTCCCGGTCATTCAGGATGCAGGAATCAGTATGTCAATTGTAACTGATGCAGAGAGTTCACAGGCGAAAAAAAGGCTTGAAAAACTTGGACTTAGAAAATATTTCAGTGATATAATAACACCTGACGTTTCAGGAAAAAGAAAGCCTGAACCTGATACATTCCTAATGGCTCTTGATAAATTGTCTACAAAGCCATCTGATTCAATGGTTGTCGGAGACAGCCCGAGAAGAGAGATTGAGCCATGCAACAGACTTGGGATTACAACAATATATGCAGAATACGGCGACTGGCTTAAAATTCCCTCACCAAACACAATTCCTGATTATACAATCAAAAATTTCTCAGAGATTACCGGAATTTTAAAGCTTTAAACAATAAAATTTTAGAACAGTTAAAAAGATTGACTCTTCGCCATATTTCTGATCACCCTAATTTGGAATTGATTTGTCGCGATGTACACAATATCCCCGGGAACCGGAGGGGCTTAGCCCCCCTCCGGTGACCTATCGTAAGCGGGGTGGGTTTAAGGGAGGGGCCTGTCCCCTCCCTTGCTAATAATCGATTAGCTTTGATTGTCTTCCAGTCAAGGCCAGTAACCTAAGAAACTGATGAAATCTTCCATATCAATAATCTTAAAGCCCACAAATGAGAACATAGATGTGAATGCAGAAATGCATTCCCTCCATTTGTAATGTTTATTGGACATATCATCATATTTGGAGGTTATTCTCTAAGTTGTTTCTCTTTTTGGATAGTCCTAACTTTCAGAAAAATGGAGAAGAACCAAAAGATTATAACTGACAAATATTGCCTGAATAAAATAATAAAATAGTATAACAATTAAAATCAATTAAAACCAGAATTTTTATATCTTGTCCCTTATTGTCAAATTTTTTTTCTTAGGGTTTATTTATTTGTGATTCAATATTAAAAACCGCTTTCATTCTTTCAAAAAGTCTTTTTTCTGTGAAGGTAGATATACATTACAGGTGATCTCCACTTGAGTTTGAAAGACTGGTTAATTCCGCAGGATAAGCATTTTTTTGATTTGTTTGAACAGCAGGCCGAGGTTTTGAAACAGGCCGCTGATCATTTATATTGTATGATAGAAAATTTTGATGACATCAAAAATATGTGCCACAAAATGAAGACCTATGAGCATGCCGGAGACGATATTACTCATTCTTTATACCAGCTTTTAAACAAGAGTTTTATAACTCCAATCGAACCTGAAGAAATATCAAGGCTTGCAACAGGAATGGATGATGTAATTGATGCAATCGATGACACTTCCAGAAAGATGTTTTTCTACGACATTGGAACGACTGATAAATATATGCTTGAGTCCGCAAAACTCATTCGTCTTCAGGCAGAATCACTTGAACAGGCGGTTTTGGGGATACGCGACATGAAAAATCCCAAAAAAATATCTGATCACTGCATTGAGATAAACAGACTTGAAAACTTAGCCGACGATGTTTTGGCAGTTGCCTTACAGGATCTTTTTAAAACAAACGATGCAATAAGAATTGTAAAATTCAAGGACATTTATGAAACACTTGAATTTACTACCGACAGATGTGAAGATGTGGCAAACGTCCTTGGAGACATTGCAATTAAACATACCTGATATAAAATGGATATAATAGTAATACTCCTTGGAATAACGCTCGCATTGTTATTTAACTTTGTAAACGGTCTGAATGATGCGGCAAACTCAATCGCAACCGTTGTTGCGACAAAGGCCCTTTCACCATTCAAGGCAGTTTTAATGGCTTCTGTTTGCAATATGATAGGGCCTTTGTTGTTCTCAACGGCAATTGCAAAAACAATCGGCAAAGGAATTGTCGAATCCTCTTTTTTAACAACACATCTTATTCTTGCCGCAATGGTCGGCGCTGTTCTCTGGGTTTTTCTGGCTTCATATTTTGGTGTACCGGTATCAAGCAGTCATGCACTTGTCGGAGGACTTGTTGGTGCAGGAATAGTTATGGGAGGAATGGGATCTATTATCTGGCCTGATTTATCTTCGGTATTTCTTCTCTTCATATATGCAGTCGCAGGCGGATTGGCGCTTGCCGCAATATTTATTGTCATAGGCAGGCATCACGGTGAAGAGTGGGGAAAATATTTTGCTATTTCTTTTCTTGCCGGCTTTTCACTGACAGTTCCACTTCTTATAATCTCAGGCGCTGTTAAGGTTTCAGGAATTTTTGCTGTTGTTGTATTCATTGTTGTATCACCAATGCTTGGAATGATATCTGCATTTTTGCTCGGAGTCGCTATTATGTGGATATTCAGGAAAAAATCCCCTAAAAAGATTGAACGGGGATTTCGTCCGTTTCAGATATTAACAGGCGGACTTCAGGCAATCGGTCATGGTGCCAACGATGCACAAAATGCCATGGGTATGATTACAGCAATGCTTTTTGCGGCAGGAATTATTACGACATTTGAAGTTCCTCTCTGGGTTATTTTGTCATCCTGTCTTGCAATATCGCTTGGTACACTTCTTGGCGGGTGGAAGGTGCTTGATAAAATGGCAAACAAAATTACAAAAATCAGACCATATCAGGGAATTTCAGCTTCGATGGCAGGAAGTGGTGTACTTGCACTTATGACATCTTTTGGAGTACCTGTGTCTACAACTCATGCAATAAGCGGATCTATTATGGGTGCCGGAATCACCAGGGGTTATGCATCCGCTGTCAGATGGAGCAATGTAAGAGAGATAGTTGCTGCATGGTTCCTGACAATTCCATGTGCCGCGACTGTTTCAGGATTTGTTTACTTTATTTATGCCCTGATTTTTATCTAAAGGGCTGTTACTATCATCTCTAATATTATTTTTAGCATCATTCAAACGTAATTTTTTTTCATTTTGCATGAAAGTTACTTCGTAACTTACATGAAATCGTGCATGAAATATAATTTCATGGACGTTTTGAATGAAACTGCTGTATAAATTCGTTCAATTAGAGATTCATTTCTGAAATTTAATTGAATTAAAAAGGTTTTTTTTTATAATATGTCAATCAAAAAAAGAATATGATTATCCATAACACCAAAAAGAGGATTTCAATTGTATCACTTGCCTTAACAGTTATACTGTCAGGTCTTGTTATTGTATCCGGATGTACTGGTTTTGAAGATTCATCTCAAAACAGCACTGATATTTCAAATTTAGATGTAAACTCAGCCCCATATGAGATAGATTATTCAGATTCATACAACTGGCTTTCACTTCCTGAAATTGAAAAGCAGGTTGATGTTTTCTATGTTTATCCAACAGTCAGCAATAATGAATCAGGCTATATGCTGATTACAGACGATACTGACAGGGCTCTTGCACAGGGAATTCTAAAAGCACAGGCCAGCGTTTATGAGTCAGATGCAAATGTATTTGCTCCGTATTACAGACAGATGTCAACAGGTGTTTCAATGACACAGAGCGGTCTTGCAACCGATACGGATGAATTCAAACGTGGTGCAGAGGATGTTTTGACAGCATTTGATTATTATATTGAAAATTTAAATGATAACCGTCCCTTTATTCTTGCAGGGCATAGTCAGGGAACAATGGCTCTTATTGAACTTATAAAAAAGCGTTTTGGAGATGATGAAGCTCTTAAAAACCGTCTTGTCGCGGCCTATTTAATTGGATATACTGTGACAGATGATGATTTAAACAAAGCAAATCTTACTCCTGCAATCTCTTCAGACGATACTGGAGTTGTAATAACATACAATACCCAGTCGCCAACTTCTGAAGGCGGTCCTATGCTTATGGAAGGTGCGCACTGTATAAATCCGCTCAACTGGAAGACAGATTCAACATATGCATCCGCTTCAGAAAACCTTGGTGCACGTTTTTATGATGATTCAACCGGAGAATTTTTAAGAGAAGTTGCAAATTATTCTGATGCAAAGATAAATCCTGATACAAAAGCTCTTGAAACTACAATTCCAAAAGGAGAACAACTTGACATCGGTCCTTATACAGAAGGTGTGTATCATCGCTACGATTATGCTTTCTGGTATAGAAACCTTGAACAAAATGTCGGGGTAAGAATAGCGGCCTATCTGGCAAATCAGTAAATTAGAATTGTTGAAATGAACTCAAATTATTAAAATAAAAATTTAAAGGATTGAGATAAAAAATCAGAATAATTAAAATGAAAATCTGAAAAGAATTAAAAATTGAACTTAAATTAATTTTTTTCAATTCTTTTTGTTATTTTTATGTATTATTTTTCTTTAATTTCGATTCGTTTTGATAATATCTGCACATTTTTTTTATTTTACAAACAGCACATGATGGATTTTTCGCCTTGCAGACAAGTCGTCCATGTGATATTAAAAGAAAGTTAATCTCTCCCCACACAGATTCTTTAAAAAGAGATTTCAAATCAGTTTCGATTTTGTCCGGATCATTGTTTTTAGTAAATCCAAGGCGAACTGAAAGCCTTTTTACATGTGTGTCGACTGCTATTCCCTCATTTATTCCATAAGCATGATTCAGGACGATGTTTGCTGTTTTTCTTCCAACACCGGGAAGTTTTACAAGTTCATCAATAGTTTTTGGAACAAAACACCCATAATTTTCAGAAAGCATCTGTGAGGCTGATATTATGTGCTTCGCTTTTGCATGATAAAATCCTGTACTTTTAATTATTTCCTCCACTTCCAAAATATCGGCAGAGGCTAAACTTTTGCAGTCAGGATATTTTGAAAACAGTGCATTTTTGACGCTGTTGACATTTTTGTCAGTCGTCTGCGCTGAAAGAATAGTCATTATTAGAATTTGAAACGGATTTTCAAATTCAAGAAAGCATAAATTCGTATCTTCTTTTAAGTAAATTTTTCTAAGAGCCAGATAAATTCTGCATGCATCATCAGTCTGCATAAAAATGTAATGGGGTAGGGCAGATTCGAACTGCCGTCAAAGCGTCCCAAACGCTCTAGGATGGACCAGGCTACCCTACTACCCCGTTTGTGACATCATATATTTCTCTGTCCGGTTAAAAAATATGCCGGTTTAAGTCTGGTAATAGAAGTTAAAGTAAAATTATTGCAGTGGATTTTTGACACCATCGGCTATAACAACAGATCCAAATAATTTGCCTTTTAAAAGCACATTTTTCAGATTTTCAGGGTCTTTTCCATCAATTACCAAAAGAGGTATTCTGCTTCTCTGAATGATTTTTGCCGCAACAAGGTCAATTACATTGTTTGACCCCGCACCCATAGTTCCTGCAGATACAATATCTATCAGTTTTTCAGGCGTAATTGAGTCAAATTTGACTGCGTCTTTGTTATTTTTTGGATCTTTGGAATAAATGCCGTCAATTGAAGTCAGATTTATTAAAAGATCAGCCCTCAGTCTTTCTGCAAGAACGGCTGATACCGCATCAGTTGTCTGTCCGGGTGTAACACCGCCCATTAGAACAATTTTTCCAGATTCTGCGTATTTTAAGGCATCTGTGTAGTTTTCTGCAACCGCAGGATATGCCAAATCCCCAAGTGCCCAGCATAGAAGCGATGCATTGATTCTTGTAATAAGAATCCCAAGTTCATCAGATGTTGCCTCATCAATTCCAAGCGAGCGCGCCGCACCTATGTATCTTCTGGCCTCCCCGCCTCCTCCTATGACAACAAAGATCTGATATTTTGAAGAGATTTCTTTTAAAACATCGCGATAATTTTCAATTTTATTTGATTCAAGTGAAGGAACAAGAATAGAACCGCCAAGCGATAATACAATTTTTTTCATATTGGAACTAAACTTTGGTTATAATAGCATATATTCTTTCCAAAGAATCATAACTCATTCAAATGATACATGAAAAAAACTAAAAACGCAAAAAGCACTGATAAATAATGATTTTTCAATTTTAATTTACATTTTTTTGTTAATTTTTTTTGTTAATTTTTTTTTGATACATTTTTTAAAAGTTCCTTTGATAGTAAATATCATAAACCCGTGCGGCAAAGACTGGGATAACAACCGGGGGTGATGAAATTTGCATGAAGCACTTCTTTATGAAAAAGAAGAGAATAAATTTGTAAAATGTGGTCTTTGTAGTCACAGATGCAAAATTGCAGAAAATAAAACCGGCATATGTGGTGTAAGAATAAACCGCGGAGGTGTTCTTTATGCTGAAAGCTATGGCAAAATCAGTGCAGAGGCAATAGATCCAATTGAAAAAAAACCTCTGTATCATTTTCTTCCCGGAACCAATGTCTATTCACTCGGTAGTATAGGATGCAATTTCAGATGCTCACACTGTCAGAACTGGGAGATATCGCAGAATAAATCAGCAGACTTCCTACAATTTTTAAGCCCCGAAATGGGTGTTTTAAAGGCGAAAGAGTATAACTGCAAAAGCATTGCATGGACATACAATGAGCCTACAATCTGGCATGAATACACAATGGATATGGGAAAAACCGCCAGAGAAGAAAATCTTGGAACGGTATATGTCACAAACGGATATATGACAGAAGAGGCAGTATCTGATCTTTCAAGAATGCTTAATGCATTCCGGGTTGACATAAAGGCATTTTCAGATGAATTTTACAAGAAAGTCTGCAAGGCAAAACTATCACCTGTCCTTGATGCAACAATAAAGGCAAAAGAGTGCAGGATGCACATCGAAATCGTAAATCTTCTGATTCCCGGCCTTAATGATTCTCCGAAAGAGTTAAAAGAACTTATCAGGTGGATTTATGAAAATATTGGAGAGGATACACCTGTTCATTTCACAAGATTTCATCCGGACTATAAAATGAGTGATATTGGGCCAACTCCAATAAAAACACTTGAAAAAACATACATGCTTGCAAAAGAGGAGGGATTAAGATACCCCTACCTTGGAAATATCGCTTCACATCCGTTTAACAATACCTGGTGCCATAAATGCGGTTCTCTTCTTATTGAAAGAAGTGGATTTTCGCAGAAGAACGTAAATCTGAAAGGAAATATTTGCAGGATATGTGGAGCGAAAATACCGGTTATAACAACAACTGAAGGAATTATCTGACTGAACAGAGATCATACATCATATTTTATAAGGAAACATGAAGTTCATGAAATTTACTTATTTTTCCGGCGATGACCGGTTTAATATGATATAATGCGGCAACTCATATGTTGTTTTTCAAGGGGGAGAAATGACTGATAAAAGTACATTTTTAACTGACCGTATGTTAGGTGCACTTACACGTTATCTGAGATTTTTAGGATATGATACAAAAAGTGCTGATATATTAAGTAATGGAAACAGCAATGAAGATACAATTCTTCTAAAGATTGCAAAAGATGAGGGCAGATATCTTCTGACACGAGACAAAGAGCTTTTTATGAGAGGAAGAAGTGATTCAGCAGTCTATATTGAGTCTGATGAAGTGCTTAGTCAGATAAAGCAGCTTTTCAATTCAGGTCTTATTGATGAAGAATTTTTCTTTGGGATGCAAAGATGTGTAGTCTGTAATTTAAAACTTCGTCCTGCAACAGAAAAAGAGGTCGAAACAGCCTCTTATGCTCCAAAAAGAAAGGAATTTCTGCATTTTATGTGGTGTGAGAAATGTAAAAAGTTATACTGGCCGGGTACACATTCATTAAATATGCAAAAAAGACTTGCAAAAATATTTGAAAATCAGGTGCATGAAAAAATAGATTGAATTTATCTGCCAGACAAAATTCATGAACCAAATGTTTCAGAAAAGGTATGTATTACTTATCTTTCACCATTTTAACTAAGCCCTACAGCCATCCCTGTTTTTTCCAGTGCATGTATTCATGTGTCCATTCATCTTTATTTTGTGTAACCAGATATTTCATCCTCTCTTTCATTTCAAGATGAACATTTTCCTGGTCCGGCCACGTCATTTTCGCATTAATTGCCTCTACCAGATCTTCACCCATTGAAAATGCCTGCTCTTCAGCATTGGAAAAACCGTCAGGATTTGGACCAATGTCAATACTTACTTTCCCAACTGTGTTTGCGCCAAGAATATGAAGTGTGTTGTTTAAATAATCGCATATGGAATCCGAGTTTGAACCACCGGCGGTTGATACTGAAAATCCATATTTTCCAGTAAATCTCTGGCAGTGGATTGAGTCTGCAAGCCTGTCTAAAAATACTTTCATCTGTGCCGATACAGAATTGATATAATTAGGTGATCCGAGAATTATTCCGTCACAGGTTAAAATATCATCAAAAATTTCCTGAAAGTCATCTTTATGGATACATTTTCCTTCTTTGTAGCATACATTGCATCCTGTACAAAATTTAATCCTTTTCTTCCCAAGATCATAGAGAACAGTTTTTGCTCCCTTATTCTCAGCACCCAAAAGCCCTTTTTTTACAAGCGTCATTGTAGAGCTTTTTTTGCCTCTCGGACTTGCACAAATTCCAATTATCTTCATCTGTAATCCTCCGTTATATCAACACCAATTCCGTATAATGTGTCACAGTCACCATCAAGATTTACTGTAAATACTTTATGATCACCAGCGTCAATCACTTCAAAAAATTCACTTTTTGTATCAACAATACTACCTGAATCTGATTCTTTTAAGTTGCACCTGATCATTACATTTTTTGCATCGTCTTTTCCTGTGTTTTTAATATCAATTGTTGATGTATAGTAACATGAACCATCAGATCTGTAATGTTTCTCTAAAAGAGAGACTGTCTTAGTAAAACTTGTCTGTGAAGCAGATTCATCTGACTGCGTTGTCGTACATCCTGAAAATGCGGTAACTGTAGCAATAAAAACAATTATTATTGCTGTAATTAAGACCTTTTGAATATATTTGAGTTGCATTAAACATCACCTTTCTAATTTAGTCATTATCAATGCAAAGCAAATAAAGGTTTTTTTATAAAATGAAAAATGTATCCTGTGAAAATTCTACACGAAAATTACTTCATAACTTACATGAAACTTTTACATGAAATATAATTTTATGAACGATTTTTTATTAAAGTCAAAATACCAAAATGCTTAACCAAATTGCCTGTTTACTGACTTCATCTGATTCATGTAAACAATAAATATTGAATAATTACCAGTAATACTATATTACAAAAATACGAATATATCCGGTGATTTATTAATGAAAACAATAATTCTTGCAGGCGGGACAGGCACAAGACTCTGGCCACTTTCACGTGAATATTATCCAAAACAGTTTTTAAACTTTGACGGCAATTCTCTGTTTCAGGAGACTTTTTTAAGAGCATTAAAACTCTGCAGTCCTGAAGAGATAATAGTAGTCACAGGTGAATTGTACCAGTTTCTCGTTAAAAACCAGATAGAGGATTTGGGTTTTTCAATACCTGATGAACATATTTTAAAAGAACCCTGTGGCAAAAATACTCTGCCTGCAATTTTATGGGGCGTAAATAAGTTTGTAAAAGAGTCTGGTGATGATGAAATAATTGTTTTTCCAAGCGATCATGTTTTATCAGAAGACGCTGTGTCTGTATTCAAAAAGTCTGCAGAGTTAGCAAAGGAAAATATTGTTGTGTTCGGCGTAAAGCCTGATTCACCAAACACCGGTTACGGATACATAAAACCTGGTAAAAAACTTCCTTTTGGTTCAATTGTAGATGAATTTAAGGAAAAACCGGATTTAGCTCTTGCAGAAGAGTATGTAAAGGCAGGATATTTATGGAACAGTGGAATTTTCATGTTCTCATCAGAAGTTTTTCTGTCTGAAACAAAAATTTATCAGCCTAAGCTTTCTTCTGCTTTTGAAACAGATAATCCCAATTACAGCACACTTGAATCAATATCTATAGATTACGGGCTTTTGGAGAAATCAGAACGTTGCGCAGTTGTTCCTCTTGATTGTTTATGGAGTGATCTTGGAAGTTTTAAGTCACTTTATCAGACAAAAAAATGTGATGAAACCGGCAACGCAGGGGAGGGTGTTTTCTTAAATTCCAAAGGAAATTATGTCTCTTCCGGCGGAAAAAAAGTAGCTCTTGTAGGAATTGAAAACACAGCAGTTATTGATTCCGGAGATGCACTTTTGGTCTGCAATATGGAGTGCACAGAATCTGTCAAGGATATTGTGCAACATTATCGTGATATTGGAGACGATGTTGCAAAGTACCATCTGACTGTGAACCGGCCCTGGGGTTCATATACCATTCTTGAATCACATGACTTTCATAAGATTAAAAGGGTCTCAGTAAAACCAGGAAGCGTTCTTTCACTTCAGAGGCATCATCACAGAAGTGAGCACTGGGTTGTTGTAAGCGGAAGTGCAGAAGTAACTGTTAATTCCGAGACAAAAACACTTTCAAGAGGTCAGAGCACATATGTCCCTGCCGGAGTTGTGCACAGGCTTGCAAATTATGGAAAAATTCCATTGGAGGTAATCGAAGTTCAGATTGGCGAGTACCTCGGAGAAGACGATATTGAAAGATTTGAAGATAAATACGGCAGAGTCTGATTTTCATGACATCTGTGTATTAAAAAATTAGTTTAATGGATTTTTTCTTAATTTTCAGCCCTTAAAAAATCTGCTTTTTTTATGAAATAATATCCTACTGTCAAAGAAAATATTATAGCACCAATTCCGATAAGTTCAAATTCTGTTGCGGTTGCAGGGTCTATTACAATTATTTTTCTTGAAACTGCAATTATTGCCAATATTATTACTATTCCAACCTCTATTTTCTTTGTCTCAATAAATGACTTTATTGTATCCATTAATTCAAGACCTATTAAAATAAGAAGGAAAAATTCAAAAAAGCTCAAAATACCCATTGTTTCAAGAAGAAACGGAGTTTCATCATAGAAGAGATCATAGCTTACAATTGCTATCAGTTCATAAAGTGAAAATAATGTAACAAAAGTCAGCACTATCATCAAAATCATATAAATCACAATTTCGATGTTTGTTATTGTATTTACGATTCTCTGGTGCATTTTCCCGTTAGAAGTGTGCAATCTAATATTATTTAATTTTAGTGCAGTATTTTTTTCTTTTTCATTTTTTTGCATTTTATTTATGTAAATGCTCTGCACAAAAGTCAGTTCTTACAATTTTTGGACCAGACAAATCAACTGCATAATGACAGGGGTTTGCCATTAAGTCTGCAATGTTAACCTTCATTTCAATCAGGCTTTCATAACTGAAAAGTTCTGAGCTTACATCATTTCCTAAAATATATGATACCTGAAGTCCTGTGGGGCTTTTTTTAACGCTTATTATCTCTTCCATATTTATTCTCTGTCGGGCTTATAAAAAAAAGTTCATGAAACAAATGTTTCATGCATACTTCTTCAAATCACAATCTGGTTTAGGTGCAAATATAATTTGCTGTATTTTTTTAATTGTGTACTCAACCATTTTTCACTCAATAATGCCTGTTTTGCAATAATAATGAATCTTATGAACAGCGATTCCTAAAACTGTGAATACAGATGTGATAAATACCCACCATCCTATAAGAAAAATTATGCAGACTGTGGTCATTTCAAAATGATGCACTGAGAAGAAATGATAATCATAACCAACAAGAGCAGGTGTTAAACTAATAAAAAACTCAGGTAGTGAGATTAAAAATAATATTACGCCAAAAATTAAAAAGCATCCAAAAATTTCAATTAATGCTTTTCTAAATACTGAAAAAGAGCTTAGCAATGCAGAAATTATGTTTTTATTTTCTAATACTATCCCCGGAATAGTGAAAAGTGTCATTAAAAACAAAGCTGAGCTGATAATAATTTTAATGAAGATATGATTTTGTGCTGAAAGCACTATATCCGGAATATAATATATGAATGGAATGTATAGAACAGAGGCAAACCAGGGATATATATGTGTGTATAAATGACTATGAGTTAAAACTGTATACAGTGCAGTTCCTGCAAGTGCGATTATAAATGACCATCCAAAAACCTGATAGAAGTGACTTTTAAGCACTGATAAACTTAATTTTAGATCAACGTAGCCTTTTGTTTTTGCTAATGATAAATTAATCAACAAGTCTGCAAGAAGAAGATTTATGGCTGAAAACGCTAGCAATTCAATTGAAAACGTAAACAAAAGCCCTTGTAGGTAACCTAAAGTCCAGTACGTATGGCTGTCTGCTAAACTCATAAGATTAATTTCCAAAACAAACATAGCAAGAATTATAAGACCTGCTATGAATGAGAACCAGAAAAGCTTTTTGTTTTGGAACAGTGTTTGAATGCTTTTTTTGGCAATTATAACACCGTTTTTTATTCTGAAATTCTTTTTTTCACCGCCTCCGGAATTAATTTCAGTTGAATCA
The genomic region above belongs to Methanomicrobium antiquum and contains:
- a CDS encoding mannose-1-phosphate guanylyltransferase/mannose-6-phosphate isomerase — translated: MKTIILAGGTGTRLWPLSREYYPKQFLNFDGNSLFQETFLRALKLCSPEEIIVVTGELYQFLVKNQIEDLGFSIPDEHILKEPCGKNTLPAILWGVNKFVKESGDDEIIVFPSDHVLSEDAVSVFKKSAELAKENIVVFGVKPDSPNTGYGYIKPGKKLPFGSIVDEFKEKPDLALAEEYVKAGYLWNSGIFMFSSEVFLSETKIYQPKLSSAFETDNPNYSTLESISIDYGLLEKSERCAVVPLDCLWSDLGSFKSLYQTKKCDETGNAGEGVFLNSKGNYVSSGGKKVALVGIENTAVIDSGDALLVCNMECTESVKDIVQHYRDIGDDVAKYHLTVNRPWGSYTILESHDFHKIKRVSVKPGSVLSLQRHHHRSEHWVVVSGSAEVTVNSETKTLSRGQSTYVPAGVVHRLANYGKIPLEVIEVQIGEYLGEDDIERFEDKYGRV
- a CDS encoding phosphate-starvation-inducible PsiE family protein, yielding MHQRIVNTITNIEIVIYMILMIVLTFVTLFSLYELIAIVSYDLFYDETPFLLETMGILSFFEFFLLILIGLELMDTIKSFIETKKIEVGIVIILAIIAVSRKIIVIDPATATEFELIGIGAIIFSLTVGYYFIKKADFLRAEN